A portion of the Bifidobacterium bifidum ATCC 29521 = JCM 1255 = DSM 20456 genome contains these proteins:
- a CDS encoding discoidin domain-containing protein yields MLTNSAWAVEDATRSDSTTQMSSTPEVVYSSAVDSKQDRTSDFDANWKFMLSDSVQAQDPTFDDSAWQQVDLPHDYSITQKYSQSNEAESAYLPGGTGWYRKSFTIDRDLAGKRIAINFDGVYMNATVWFNGVKLGTHPYGYSPFSFDLTGNAKFGGENTIVVKVENRLPSSRWYSGSGIYRDVTLTVTDGVHVGNNGVAIKTPSLATQNGGNVTMNLTTKVANDTKAAANITLKQTVFPKGGKTDAAIGTVTTASKSIAAGASADVTSTITAASPKLWSIKNPNLYTVRTEVLNGGKVLDTYDTEYGFRWTGFDATSGFSLNGEKVKLKGVSMHHDQGSLGAVANRRAIERQVEILQKMGVNSIRTTHNPAAKALIDVCNEKGVLVVEEVFDMWNRSKNGNTEDYGKWFGQAIAGDNAVLGGDKDETWAKFDLTSTINRDRNAPSVIMWSLGNEMMEGISGSVSGFPATSAKLVAWTKAADSTRPMTYGDNKIKANWNESNTMGDNLTANGGVVGTNYSDGANYDKIRTTHPSWAIYGSETASAINSRGIYNRTTGGAQSSDKQLTSYDNSAVGWGAVASSAWYDVVQRDFVAGTYVWTGFDYLGEPTPWNGTGSGAVGSWPSPKNSYFGIVDTAGFPKDTYYFYQSQWNDDVHTLHILPAWNENVVAKGSGNNVPVVVYTDAAKVKLYFTPKGSTEKRLIGEKSFTKKTTAAGYTYQVYEGTDKDSTAHKNMYLTWNVPWAEGTISAEAYDENNRLIPEGSTEGNASVTTTGKAAKLKADADRKTITADGKDLSYIEVDVTDANGHIVPDAANRVTFDVKGAGKLVGVDNGSSPDHDSYQADNRRAFSGKVLAIVQSTKEAGEITVTAKADGLQSSTVKIATTAVPGTSTEKTVRSFYYSRNYYVKTGNKPNLPSDVEVRYSDGTSDRQNVTWDAVSDDQIAKAGSFSVAGTVAGQKISVRVTMIDEIGALLNYSASTPVGTPAVLPGSRPAVLPDGTVTSANFAVHWTKPADTVYNTAGTVKVPGTATVFGKEFKVTATIRVQRSQVTIGSSVSGNALRLTQNIPADKQSDTLNAIKDGSTTVDANTGGGANPSAWTNWAYSKAGHNTAEITFEYATEQQLGQIVMYFFRDSNAVRFPDAGKTKIQISADGKNWTDLAATETIATQESSDRVKPYTYDFAPVGATFVKVTVTNADTTTPSGVVCAGLTEIELKTATSKFVTNTSAALSSLTVNGTKVSDSVLAAGSYNTPAIIADVKAEGEGNASVTVLPAHDNVIRVITESEDHVTRKTFTINLGTEQEFPADSDERDYPAADMTVTAGSEQTSGTATEGPKKFAVDGNTSTYWHSNWTPTTVNDLWIAFELQKPTKLDALRYLPRPAGSKNGSVTEYKVQVSDDGTNWTDAGSGTWTTDYGWKLAEFNQPVTTKHVRLKAVHTYADSGNDKFMSASEIRLRKAVDTTDISGATVTVPAKLTVDQVDADHPATFATKDVTVTLGDATLRYGVDYLLDYAGNTAVGTATVTVRGIDKYSGTVAKTFTIELKNAPAPKPTLTSVSVKTKPSKLTYVVGDAFDPAGLVLQLNYDDDSTGTVTWNTQTAGGFTFKPALDAKLKVTDKTVTVTYQGKSAVIDITVSQPAPTVSKTDLDKAIKAIEAKNPDSSKYTADSWKTFADAMAHAKAVIADDSATQQDVDNALKALTDAYAGLTEKTPEPAPVSKSELDKKIKAIEAEKLDGSKYTAESWKAFETALAHAKAVIASDSATQQDVDAALGALTSARDGLTEKGEVKPDPKPEPGTVDKAALDKAVKKVEAEKLDGSKYTAESWKAFETALAHAKAVIGNANSTQFDIDNALSMLNDARAALKEKPGRIIAIIDGGALSKTGASVAIIASVAAAMLAVGAGIMALRRKRS; encoded by the coding sequence TTGTTAACAAATTCAGCGTGGGCGGTCGAGGACGCCACCCGATCCGACTCCACCACGCAGATGAGCTCCACGCCGGAGGTGGTCTACTCCAGCGCCGTGGATTCCAAGCAGGATCGCACCTCGGATTTCGACGCCAACTGGAAGTTCATGCTGTCCGATTCCGTGCAGGCGCAGGACCCGACGTTCGACGATTCGGCCTGGCAGCAGGTCGACCTGCCGCATGACTACAGCATCACGCAGAAGTACTCGCAGAGTAATGAGGCCGAAAGCGCGTACCTCCCCGGCGGCACCGGCTGGTACCGCAAGTCCTTCACCATCGACCGGGACCTCGCCGGCAAGCGCATCGCCATCAACTTCGACGGCGTGTACATGAACGCCACCGTCTGGTTCAACGGCGTCAAGCTCGGTACCCATCCGTACGGCTACTCGCCATTCTCCTTCGACCTGACCGGCAACGCCAAGTTCGGTGGGGAGAACACCATCGTCGTCAAGGTCGAGAACAGGCTGCCGTCCAGCCGCTGGTACTCCGGTTCCGGCATCTACCGCGACGTCACCCTCACCGTCACCGACGGCGTGCACGTCGGCAATAACGGCGTGGCCATCAAGACCCCGAGCCTCGCCACCCAAAACGGCGGCAACGTGACGATGAACCTCACCACCAAGGTCGCCAACGACACCAAGGCCGCGGCGAACATCACCCTCAAGCAGACCGTGTTCCCCAAGGGAGGCAAGACCGACGCCGCCATCGGCACCGTCACCACCGCATCCAAGTCCATCGCGGCCGGTGCCAGCGCGGACGTGACCTCCACGATCACCGCCGCCTCGCCCAAGCTGTGGAGCATCAAGAACCCGAACCTGTACACCGTGCGCACCGAAGTGCTCAACGGCGGCAAGGTGCTCGACACTTACGACACCGAATACGGCTTCCGCTGGACCGGCTTCGATGCGACCAGCGGTTTCTCGCTTAACGGCGAGAAAGTCAAGCTCAAGGGCGTCTCAATGCATCATGACCAGGGATCGCTCGGTGCGGTCGCCAACCGCCGCGCCATCGAGCGCCAGGTCGAGATTCTCCAGAAGATGGGCGTCAACTCGATCCGCACCACGCACAACCCCGCAGCCAAGGCGCTGATTGACGTCTGCAACGAGAAGGGCGTCCTCGTGGTCGAAGAGGTCTTCGACATGTGGAACCGGTCGAAGAACGGCAACACCGAGGATTACGGCAAGTGGTTCGGCCAGGCCATCGCCGGTGACAACGCCGTCCTGGGTGGCGACAAGGACGAGACCTGGGCCAAGTTCGACCTGACCAGCACCATCAACCGTGACAGGAACGCCCCGTCCGTCATCATGTGGTCGCTCGGCAACGAGATGATGGAAGGCATCAGCGGCAGCGTCTCGGGCTTCCCGGCTACCTCCGCCAAGCTGGTCGCATGGACGAAGGCCGCGGACAGCACCCGCCCGATGACCTACGGCGACAACAAGATCAAGGCCAACTGGAACGAGTCGAACACCATGGGCGACAACCTGACCGCCAACGGCGGCGTGGTCGGCACCAACTACTCCGACGGCGCGAACTACGACAAGATCCGCACGACCCACCCCTCATGGGCCATCTACGGTTCCGAGACGGCGTCCGCCATCAACAGCCGAGGCATCTACAACCGCACCACCGGCGGCGCCCAGTCAAGCGACAAGCAGCTGACCAGCTATGACAATTCCGCAGTCGGCTGGGGTGCCGTCGCCAGCTCCGCCTGGTACGACGTGGTCCAGCGCGATTTCGTCGCCGGCACATACGTGTGGACCGGCTTCGACTATCTCGGCGAACCCACCCCGTGGAACGGCACCGGCTCCGGCGCCGTGGGCTCCTGGCCGTCGCCGAAGAACTCGTACTTCGGCATCGTCGACACCGCAGGATTCCCGAAGGACACCTATTACTTCTATCAGAGCCAGTGGAACGACGACGTGCACACGCTGCACATCCTCCCCGCATGGAACGAGAACGTCGTCGCCAAGGGCTCCGGCAACAACGTGCCGGTCGTCGTCTACACCGACGCGGCCAAGGTCAAGCTGTACTTCACACCGAAGGGCAGCACCGAAAAGCGACTGATCGGAGAGAAGTCCTTCACCAAGAAGACCACCGCGGCCGGATACACCTATCAGGTCTACGAGGGCACCGACAAGGACTCCACCGCCCACAAGAACATGTACCTGACCTGGAACGTGCCGTGGGCCGAGGGCACCATCTCCGCCGAAGCATACGACGAGAACAACAGGCTGATCCCCGAGGGGTCCACCGAGGGCAACGCGTCGGTGACCACCACCGGCAAGGCCGCGAAGCTTAAAGCCGATGCCGACCGCAAGACGATCACCGCGGACGGCAAGGACCTGTCGTACATCGAGGTCGACGTGACCGACGCCAACGGCCATATCGTCCCCGATGCCGCCAACCGCGTCACCTTCGACGTCAAGGGCGCCGGCAAACTGGTCGGCGTCGACAACGGCAGCTCGCCGGATCACGACTCCTATCAGGCCGACAACCGCAGGGCGTTCAGCGGCAAGGTGCTCGCCATCGTCCAGTCCACCAAGGAGGCGGGCGAGATCACCGTCACCGCCAAGGCCGACGGTCTGCAATCATCCACAGTGAAGATCGCCACCACCGCCGTCCCCGGCACCAGCACCGAGAAGACGGTCCGCAGCTTCTACTACTCGCGCAACTACTACGTCAAGACCGGCAACAAGCCGAATCTGCCGAGTGATGTCGAGGTGCGCTACTCCGACGGCACGTCGGACCGTCAGAACGTCACATGGGACGCAGTCAGCGACGACCAGATCGCCAAGGCCGGTTCGTTCAGCGTGGCCGGCACGGTCGCCGGGCAGAAGATCTCCGTGCGTGTGACGATGATCGACGAGATCGGTGCGCTGCTCAACTATTCGGCCAGCACACCGGTCGGCACGCCCGCCGTGCTGCCTGGCTCGCGTCCGGCCGTGCTGCCCGACGGCACCGTGACCAGCGCGAACTTCGCCGTCCACTGGACCAAGCCCGCCGACACCGTGTACAACACGGCCGGCACCGTCAAGGTCCCCGGCACCGCCACCGTCTTCGGCAAGGAGTTCAAGGTCACCGCGACGATTCGCGTGCAGCGGTCGCAGGTCACCATCGGCAGCAGCGTCTCCGGCAATGCACTGCGCCTGACTCAGAACATCCCCGCCGACAAGCAGTCCGACACGCTGAACGCCATCAAGGACGGCTCCACGACCGTCGACGCCAATACCGGCGGCGGCGCGAACCCGTCAGCATGGACCAACTGGGCGTACTCGAAGGCCGGCCACAACACCGCCGAGATCACCTTCGAGTACGCGACCGAGCAGCAGCTCGGCCAGATTGTCATGTACTTCTTCCGCGACAGCAACGCGGTGAGGTTCCCCGACGCCGGCAAGACGAAGATCCAGATCTCCGCGGACGGCAAGAACTGGACGGATCTCGCTGCCACGGAGACCATCGCGACCCAGGAGTCGTCCGACCGAGTCAAGCCGTACACCTATGACTTCGCTCCGGTGGGAGCCACGTTCGTCAAGGTCACGGTCACCAACGCCGACACCACAACCCCCAGCGGCGTGGTCTGCGCCGGCCTGACCGAGATCGAGCTGAAGACCGCGACCAGCAAGTTCGTCACGAACACGTCCGCCGCGCTCTCGTCGCTGACAGTGAACGGCACGAAGGTCTCCGACTCCGTGCTCGCCGCCGGCTCCTACAACACGCCCGCGATCATCGCGGACGTCAAAGCCGAGGGCGAAGGCAACGCCAGCGTCACCGTGCTGCCCGCGCACGACAACGTGATCCGCGTGATCACCGAGTCCGAGGACCACGTCACGCGCAAGACCTTCACCATCAACCTGGGCACGGAGCAGGAATTCCCCGCAGACTCCGATGAGCGCGACTACCCGGCCGCCGACATGACGGTCACCGCGGGCAGCGAGCAGACGTCCGGCACCGCGACCGAAGGCCCGAAGAAATTCGCGGTCGACGGCAACACCAGCACGTACTGGCATTCCAACTGGACGCCCACCACCGTGAACGACCTGTGGATCGCCTTCGAGCTCCAGAAACCCACCAAGCTCGACGCGCTGCGCTACCTGCCGCGCCCCGCGGGCAGCAAGAACGGCTCCGTCACCGAATACAAGGTTCAGGTCAGCGATGACGGCACCAACTGGACCGACGCGGGCTCCGGCACATGGACCACCGATTACGGCTGGAAGCTCGCCGAGTTCAATCAGCCGGTGACCACCAAGCACGTGCGGCTCAAGGCCGTCCACACCTATGCGGATTCCGGCAACGACAAGTTCATGTCCGCCTCCGAAATCCGCCTGCGCAAGGCCGTCGACACCACCGACATCAGCGGCGCGACCGTGACCGTGCCCGCCAAGCTGACCGTCGACCAGGTGGACGCCGACCATCCCGCCACCTTCGCCACGAAGGACGTGACGGTGACGTTGGGCGACGCCACGCTGCGCTACGGCGTGGACTACCTGCTCGACTACGCGGGCAACACCGCCGTCGGCACGGCCACGGTGACCGTGCGCGGCATCGACAAGTACTCCGGCACCGTCGCCAAGACGTTCACCATCGAACTGAAGAACGCCCCGGCGCCGAAACCGACGCTGACCTCGGTGAGCGTCAAGACCAAGCCTTCCAAGCTGACCTATGTGGTCGGCGACGCGTTCGACCCGGCAGGACTGGTGCTGCAGCTCAACTATGACGACGACAGCACCGGCACCGTGACCTGGAACACGCAGACGGCCGGCGGCTTCACGTTCAAGCCTGCGCTCGACGCGAAGCTCAAGGTCACCGACAAGACCGTCACCGTCACCTACCAGGGCAAGTCCGCGGTCATCGACATCACCGTCTCGCAGCCCGCCCCGACCGTCAGCAAGACGGATCTGGACAAGGCCATCAAGGCGATCGAGGCCAAGAACCCGGATTCGTCCAAGTACACGGCCGACTCGTGGAAGACCTTCGCGGACGCCATGGCGCATGCCAAGGCCGTCATCGCGGATGATTCCGCCACCCAGCAGGACGTCGATAACGCGCTCAAGGCGCTGACCGACGCCTACGCCGGGCTGACCGAGAAGACGCCCGAACCCGCCCCCGTCAGCAAGTCCGAGCTGGACAAGAAGATCAAGGCGATCGAGGCCGAGAAGCTGGACGGGTCGAAGTACACGGCCGAGTCGTGGAAGGCGTTCGAGACCGCCCTGGCGCATGCCAAGGCCGTCATCGCCAGCGATTCCGCCACCCAGCAGGATGTGGACGCGGCCCTTGGCGCCCTGACCTCCGCTCGCGACGGACTGACCGAGAAGGGCGAGGTCAAGCCCGACCCGAAGCCCGAACCGGGCACCGTCGACAAGGCGGCGCTGGATAAGGCGGTCAAGAAGGTCGAGGCCGAGAAGCTGGACGGGTCGAAGTACACGGCCGAGTCGTGGAAGGCGTTCGAGACCGCCCTGGCGCATGCCAAGGCCGTCATCGGCAACGCCAACTCCACGCAGTTCGACATCGACAACGCGCTGTCGATGCTCAACGACGCCCGCGCCGCGCTCAAGGAGAAGCCCGGCCGCATCATCGCCATCATCGATGGCGGCGCACTGAGCAAGACCGGCGCATCCGTCGCCATCATCGCCTCCGTCGCGGCCGCGATGCTGGCGGTCGGTGCCGGCATCATGGCGTTGCGCCGCAAGCGCTCCTGA
- a CDS encoding glycine--tRNA ligase → MAVSKLDEVVSLAKRRGFVFPAGEIYGGTRSAWDYGPLGVALKDNIKREWWRSMVVTRGDVVGVDTSIILPPAVWVASGHVSVFNDPLIECLKCHKRQRSDKLEESYAEKHGDKLPENGLKDIVCPECGTRGEWTEPRDFNMMLRTHLGPVEDENSLHYLRPETAQGIFVDFKNVMTSSRSKPPFGIANMGKSFRNEITPGNFIFRTREFEQMEMEFFVVPGTDEEWHQYWIDTRTRWYTDLGINPENLRHYEHPKEKLSHYSKRTVDIEYKFGFQGSDWGELEGIANRTDYDLSAHSKHSGEDLSYFNQAAGEKFVPYVIEPAAGLTRSLMAFLVDAYDVDEAPNTKGGVDKRTVLRLDPRLAPVKAAVLPLSKKPELQSIAHDLAADLRQHEWMIDYDEAGAIGRRYRREDEIGTPLCITVDFDTIDDQAVTIRERDTMQQERVALDKVADYVAARVSEKRVRYPEGPVSITGTKAADGGTDVAKETGVDESAPVKVAEAGGLY, encoded by the coding sequence GTGGCTGTTTCTAAACTCGATGAAGTCGTATCCCTCGCCAAGCGGCGCGGATTCGTGTTCCCCGCCGGCGAAATCTATGGCGGCACCCGTTCCGCATGGGATTACGGCCCCCTCGGCGTCGCCCTGAAAGACAATATCAAGCGTGAATGGTGGCGCTCCATGGTCGTCACCCGCGGCGACGTGGTGGGCGTGGACACATCCATCATCCTGCCGCCGGCCGTATGGGTCGCTTCGGGTCACGTCTCAGTGTTCAACGATCCGCTGATCGAATGCCTCAAGTGCCACAAGCGCCAGCGTTCCGACAAGCTGGAGGAGTCCTACGCCGAAAAGCACGGCGACAAGCTGCCCGAGAACGGTCTCAAGGACATCGTCTGCCCCGAGTGCGGCACCCGCGGCGAGTGGACCGAACCGCGTGACTTCAACATGATGCTGCGCACCCACCTCGGGCCGGTCGAGGACGAGAACAGCCTGCACTACCTGCGCCCCGAGACCGCGCAGGGCATCTTCGTCGACTTCAAGAACGTGATGACCTCCTCGCGTTCCAAGCCGCCGTTCGGCATCGCCAACATGGGCAAGTCCTTCCGCAACGAGATCACGCCCGGCAACTTCATCTTCCGCACCCGTGAGTTCGAGCAGATGGAGATGGAGTTCTTCGTGGTGCCCGGCACCGACGAGGAATGGCACCAGTACTGGATCGACACCCGCACCCGCTGGTACACCGACCTGGGCATCAACCCCGAGAACCTGCGTCACTACGAGCACCCGAAGGAGAAGCTCTCCCACTACTCGAAGCGCACGGTCGACATCGAATACAAGTTCGGTTTCCAGGGCTCCGACTGGGGTGAGCTCGAAGGCATCGCCAACCGCACCGACTACGACCTGAGCGCGCATTCCAAGCACTCCGGCGAGGATCTGAGCTACTTCAACCAGGCCGCCGGCGAGAAGTTCGTGCCGTACGTCATCGAGCCGGCCGCCGGCCTGACCCGTTCCCTGATGGCGTTCCTCGTTGACGCCTACGACGTCGACGAGGCGCCGAACACCAAGGGCGGCGTCGACAAGCGCACCGTGCTGCGTCTCGACCCGCGTCTTGCTCCGGTCAAGGCCGCCGTGCTGCCGCTGAGCAAGAAGCCCGAGCTGCAGTCCATCGCCCACGATCTGGCCGCCGACCTGCGTCAGCACGAGTGGATGATCGACTACGACGAGGCCGGTGCCATCGGCCGCCGTTACCGTCGTGAGGACGAGATCGGAACGCCGCTGTGCATCACCGTCGATTTCGACACGATCGACGACCAGGCCGTCACCATCCGCGAACGTGACACGATGCAGCAGGAGCGCGTCGCGCTCGACAAGGTCGCCGACTACGTGGCCGCCCGCGTGTCCGAGAAGCGCGTGCGCTACCCCGAGGGCCCCGTCAGCATCACCGGCACCAAGGCCGCCGACGGCGGCACCGACGTCGCCAAGGAGACCGGCGTGGACGAGTCCGCCCCGGTCAAGGTCGCCGAGGCCGGTGGCCTGTACTGA
- the dusB gene encoding tRNA dihydrouridine synthase DusB, which produces MAPVDLGPIHVPTPVVLSPMAGVTNWPFRVLCEEYGPDGLYVAEMITARALVARNPKALRLCRFAPSERIRSLQLYGVNPAIVEQAARIVVDEDMADHVDLNFGCPVPKVTRRGGGSALPWKTDLFREIIQRVVKVCSAANIPVTAKIRVGIDHSHETFMEAGHIAQEEGCAAVTLHARTTAEYYGGHSDWSRIGELVGALDIPVFGNGDIWGADDALEMVRETGCAGVAIGRGCQGRPWLFADIRNAFAGSDERVNPTLGAVCDVIMRHARLLVEFYDGDERMAVHDLRKHIAWYLKGFPVGGTTRRAFMECENLADVERETSRLDPAITFPERVKDKPRGRVRFAKKVHLPYGWLDSRVTTHEERETLFGDDPMDAGY; this is translated from the coding sequence ATGGCACCAGTCGATCTCGGGCCGATCCACGTGCCGACGCCGGTGGTGCTCTCCCCGATGGCGGGCGTCACGAACTGGCCGTTCCGCGTGCTGTGTGAGGAATACGGCCCGGACGGCCTGTACGTGGCCGAGATGATTACGGCGCGCGCGTTGGTCGCCCGCAATCCGAAGGCGCTGCGCCTGTGCCGGTTCGCGCCGAGCGAGCGCATCCGGTCGCTGCAGCTGTATGGCGTGAACCCGGCCATCGTCGAGCAGGCCGCGCGCATCGTCGTCGATGAGGACATGGCCGACCATGTGGACCTGAACTTCGGCTGCCCGGTTCCCAAGGTCACCCGTCGTGGCGGCGGGTCCGCGCTGCCGTGGAAGACCGACCTGTTCCGCGAGATCATTCAGCGCGTGGTGAAGGTGTGCTCGGCGGCGAACATCCCCGTTACCGCCAAGATCCGCGTCGGCATCGATCACAGCCATGAGACGTTCATGGAAGCCGGCCACATCGCGCAGGAGGAGGGGTGCGCGGCCGTCACGCTGCACGCCCGCACCACGGCGGAATACTATGGCGGCCATTCGGACTGGAGCCGCATAGGCGAACTGGTCGGCGCGCTGGACATCCCGGTGTTCGGCAACGGCGACATCTGGGGCGCCGACGATGCCCTGGAGATGGTCCGCGAGACGGGATGCGCCGGGGTCGCCATCGGGCGCGGATGCCAGGGCCGGCCGTGGCTGTTCGCCGATATCAGGAACGCCTTCGCGGGCAGCGACGAGCGCGTCAACCCTACGCTGGGGGCCGTATGCGACGTGATCATGCGCCACGCCCGGCTGCTCGTCGAGTTCTATGACGGTGACGAGCGCATGGCCGTGCACGACCTGCGCAAGCACATCGCCTGGTATCTCAAGGGATTCCCCGTCGGAGGGACGACGCGCAGGGCGTTCATGGAGTGCGAGAACCTCGCCGACGTGGAGCGCGAGACCTCGCGTCTCGATCCCGCCATCACCTTCCCCGAACGGGTGAAGGACAAGCCGCGCGGCCGTGTTCGCTTTGCAAAAAAAGTGCATCTGCCGTACGGTTGGCTCGACTCTCGGGTCACCACGCACGAGGAGCGCGAGACGCTGTTCGGCGACGATCCGATGGACGCCGGATACTGA
- the ftsZ gene encoding cell division protein FtsZ, translating to MSEIAQTDNFNDRTNIKVVGVGGAGGNAVNRMIAEGLQNVQFVAINTDAKDLLRSDADVKISLNDASSRGLGAGADPERGSKAAQDHQSDIEEALKGADMVFVTCGEGGGTGTGASPIVARAAHQQGALTIAVVTRPFTFEGPQRSASADLGIENLRKEVDALIVIPNDRLLELSDRTIGIVDAFKTADSALLAGVQGITDLITMNSYIHVDFSDVTAILRGAGTALFGIGSARGEDRATQAAEIAISSPLLESSVEGAHGALINIAGPTDLKLQEASAATELVRKAIHPEAQIIWGLALDDAYGDEVRVTVIAAGFDADSKNTNVPSMKGATTAASIPASHTTDPVTPTHAHDQQQPVAPSIPVRTQPSANTPMTTTNPAARQVPDFALRKGGPASMPIDDETSEHDIVSSGDLGDLDIPDFLR from the coding sequence GTGAGCGAGATTGCCCAGACTGACAATTTCAACGACAGGACCAACATCAAAGTCGTCGGTGTCGGTGGAGCCGGCGGTAATGCCGTCAACCGCATGATCGCCGAAGGCCTGCAGAACGTGCAGTTCGTGGCCATCAACACCGATGCCAAGGATTTGCTGCGCTCCGACGCCGATGTGAAGATCTCGTTGAATGACGCTTCAAGCCGTGGATTGGGTGCCGGCGCCGATCCCGAGCGGGGCAGCAAGGCCGCGCAGGATCACCAGTCCGACATCGAGGAGGCGCTCAAGGGTGCCGACATGGTCTTCGTGACCTGTGGCGAGGGCGGCGGCACCGGCACCGGCGCGAGCCCCATCGTCGCCCGCGCGGCGCATCAGCAGGGGGCGCTGACCATCGCCGTGGTCACCCGGCCGTTCACGTTCGAGGGACCGCAGCGTTCCGCCTCCGCCGATCTGGGCATCGAGAACCTGCGCAAGGAGGTCGACGCCCTGATCGTCATCCCCAACGACCGGCTGCTTGAGCTGTCCGACCGCACGATCGGCATCGTCGACGCCTTCAAGACCGCCGATTCGGCGCTGCTCGCCGGTGTGCAGGGCATCACCGACCTGATCACGATGAACTCGTACATCCATGTCGACTTCTCCGACGTCACCGCCATCCTTCGCGGCGCCGGCACCGCGCTGTTCGGCATCGGCTCCGCGCGGGGCGAGGACCGCGCCACGCAGGCCGCCGAGATCGCCATCAGCTCGCCGCTGCTGGAATCCAGCGTCGAAGGGGCTCACGGAGCCCTCATCAACATCGCCGGCCCGACCGACCTCAAGCTGCAGGAGGCCTCTGCGGCCACCGAGCTGGTGCGCAAGGCCATCCACCCCGAAGCCCAGATCATCTGGGGTCTCGCGCTCGACGACGCCTACGGCGACGAGGTCCGCGTCACGGTCATCGCGGCCGGTTTCGACGCCGATTCCAAGAACACCAACGTACCCTCGATGAAGGGCGCCACGACCGCCGCATCCATCCCGGCTTCCCACACCACGGACCCCGTCACGCCGACGCATGCGCACGACCAGCAGCAGCCGGTCGCGCCGAGCATCCCCGTGCGCACGCAGCCGTCCGCGAACACGCCTATGACCACCACCAATCCGGCGGCGCGTCAGGTGCCGGATTTCGCGCTGCGCAAGGGCGGCCCCGCGTCGATGCCGATCGATGACGAGACCTCCGAGCACGATATCGTCTCCTCCGGTGACCTGGGCGACCTCGATATCCCTGATTTTCTGCGCTGA
- a CDS encoding cell division protein SepF — MAGFMKNAMQYLGMADVAEDDEPMDIQDEDPGFDDDHSVTPVSQAAPSSPTSAPSRESNPFQGRVSRITTIHPKSYEDAQLVGRAIRDGVPVVLNLTGVSEAVAYRIVDFSAGVVFGVRGSIERVTPRVFLLSPAQVNIKVEEPQAPSSAHDLFAD; from the coding sequence ATGGCTGGGTTTATGAAGAACGCGATGCAGTATCTGGGCATGGCGGATGTTGCCGAAGACGACGAGCCGATGGACATCCAGGATGAGGATCCCGGATTCGACGACGATCATTCGGTCACTCCGGTGTCCCAGGCTGCGCCATCGTCGCCGACATCCGCGCCCAGTCGTGAGTCGAATCCGTTCCAGGGTCGCGTGAGCCGCATCACCACGATTCATCCGAAGTCCTACGAGGACGCGCAGCTGGTGGGGCGTGCTATCCGCGACGGCGTGCCCGTCGTGCTCAACCTGACCGGTGTCTCCGAGGCCGTGGCGTACCGCATCGTGGACTTTTCCGCGGGCGTCGTCTTCGGCGTGCGCGGGTCCATCGAGCGTGTCACTCCGCGCGTGTTCCTGCTCAGCCCGGCCCAGGTGAACATCAAGGTGGAGGAGCCGCAGGCGCCGTCCTCGGCGCACGACCTGTTCGCCGACTGA
- a CDS encoding YggT family protein, translated as MVFTIVRLVIDWIIDAYITVLFVRMILDWVSVLAPRWYPKGVVASLINVVYQLTEPPLRWLRRYIRPIPMGPIAMDVSFIVLYTALVALRILV; from the coding sequence ATGGTGTTCACAATAGTGCGTCTGGTGATTGACTGGATTATCGACGCTTATATCACGGTGCTGTTCGTCCGTATGATCCTGGATTGGGTGTCGGTGCTTGCGCCGCGTTGGTATCCCAAGGGCGTCGTCGCATCGCTGATCAATGTCGTCTACCAGCTCACCGAGCCGCCGTTGCGCTGGCTGCGACGCTACATCCGGCCCATACCGATGGGGCCTATAGCGATGGACGTCAGCTTCATCGTGCTGTACACCGCACTTGTCGCCTTGAGAATATTGGTGTAA